A region from the Lolium perenne isolate Kyuss_39 chromosome 4, Kyuss_2.0, whole genome shotgun sequence genome encodes:
- the LOC127326914 gene encoding large ribosomal subunit protein uL14, protein MSKRGRGGSAGNKFRMSLGLPVAATVNCADNTGAKNLYIISVKGIKGRLNRLPSACVGDMVMATVKKGKPDLRKKVMPAVIIRQRKPWRRKDGVFMYFEDNAGVIVNPKGEMKGSAITGPVGKECADLWPRIASNANAIV, encoded by the exons ATGTCGAAGCGAG GGAGGGGAGGTTCCGCGGGGAACAAGTTCCGGATGTCGCTGGGTCtgccggtggcggcgacggtgaaCTGCGCCGACAACACCGGCGCGAAGAACCTCTACATCATCTCCGTGAAGGGCATCAAGGGTCGCCTCAACCGTCTCCCGTCCGCCTGCGTCGGCGACATGGTCATGGCCACCGTCAAGAAGGGGAAGCCCGATCTGCGTAAGAAGGTGATGCCTGCCGTCATCATCCGCCAGCGCAAGCCCTGGCGCCGGAAGGACGGTGTCTTCATGTACTTTGAAG ATAATGCTGGAGTGATCGTCAATCCCAAGGGTGAGATGAAAGGATCTGCTATCACCGGACCAGTCGGGAAGGAGTGTGCTGACCTTTGGCCCAGGATCGCCAGCAATGCAAACGCCATCGTCTGA
- the LOC127326870 gene encoding protein FAR1-RELATED SEQUENCE 5-like, whose translation MARAIPEVFKNAIHRNCLFHIVKKAEEKHPRSFGKIPNLHNEFKDTIHFSLTVAEFESSWQEMIQKYEVSNLKYLKTMWANRKKFVPVYFKNDFFPFIHSTARSEGTNAVFKDNVGSTYSVSSFLSEYDKIADNIEQNEIYEDSITRTTTPTYWCGNDMEVHAGKMYNRKIFYRFQKQLKFTSYLHVQEVETNKKFEVYKSGLAATRDYRTRRYLVIVDLTSEDFNCICSKFNKDGILCSHVLKVLIHLNIVQIPDKYFIARWKPREKKDIRDLRYNVPLEMTGDCIQLRFNVLSKVCMNVASDGSKSNEKYLFFTQEVKKIAEKLDAMTLAEDKAKKLDPKDKSNEQVGDVGYAETEYGYLNDPKVVKSKGRPTISAKQKVDGRYRTFAEQFLSKQQITCSHCGSHYHNIQTCGNLHLDSSLFANNKQPKRKKKNTDESSNKAKKTREK comes from the exons ATGGCTAGAGCAATCCCTGAAGTATTCAAGAACGCCATACACAGAAATTGCCTTTTCCATATTGTAAAGAAAGCAGAAGAGAAGCATCCAAGAAGTTTTGGAAAAATACCTAATCTGCATAATGAATTCAAAGACACTATCCATTTCTCTTTGACAGTGGCTGAGTTTGAATCTTCATGGCAAGAAATGATACAAAAATATGAAGTCAGCAACCTTAAGTACTTGAAAACAATGTGGGCGAATAGGAAGAAGTTTGTACCTGTATACTTCAAGAATGACTTCTTCCCCTTCATCCACAGTACAGCTAGGAGTGAAGGCACTAATGCTGTTTTCAAAGACAATGTTGGATCAACATACAGTGTCAGTAGCTTTTTGAGTGAGTATGATAAGATAGCAGATAATATTGAACAAAATGAGATATATGAAGATTCCATCACTAGGACAACAACACCTACTTATTGGTGTGGAAATGACATGGAAGTGCATGCCGGTAAAATGTACAATAGGAAGATATTTTATAGGTTTCAGAAGCAGCTGAAATTTACTTCCTATCTACATGTACAAGAGGTTGAGACAAACAAGAAATTTGAAGTATACAAATCTGGCCTGGCTGCAACAAGAGATTACAGGACAAGGAGATATCTAGTTATTGTTGATTTAACAAGTGAAGATTTCAACTGCATTTGTTCCAAGTTCAACAAGGATGGAATTTTATGTTCTCATGTTCTCAAGGTTCTTATCCATTTAAACATTGTGCAAATTCCAGACAAATATTTCATAGCTAGATGGAAGCCGAGAGAGAAAAAAGATATAAGGGATTTGAGATACAATGTACCTTTGGAGATGACAGGAGATTGCATCCAACTGAGATTTAATGTGCTATCCAAGGTTTGTATGAATGTAGCATCTGATGGGTCAAAAAGTAATGAGAAGTACCTGTTTTTCACTCAAGAGGTTAAGAAGATAGCAGAGAAACTTGATGCAATGACACTGGCTGAAGACAAAGCAAAAAAACTAGATCCGAAAGATAAAAGTAACGAGCAAGTTGGAGATGTTGGTTATGCTGAAACTGAATATGGTTACTTAAATGACCCAAAGGTTGTAAAGTCTAAGGGAAGGCCAACTATTTCAGCAAAGCAAAAGGTAGATGGAAGGTACAGGACATTTGCAGAGCAGTTCTTGTCGAAGCAACAAATTACATGCAGCCACTGTGGGTCACATTACCATAATATTCAGACATGTGGAAATTTACACTTGGATTCATCATTGTTTGCAAACAACAAGCAGCCGAAAA ggaagaagaagaatACAGATGAAAGTAGCAACAAggcaaagaagacaagagagaagTGA